In a genomic window of Thermodesulfovibrionales bacterium:
- the hslV gene encoding ATP-dependent protease subunit HslV: MFHATTILCVRRNGKVAIGGDGQVTFGNTVLKQNAKKIRRMFSDRVVAGFSGATADAFTLFEKFEGKLESYRGNITRASVELAKDWRTDKVLRRLEALLIISDCEHMFIISGTGDVIEPEGGIAAIGSGGPFAQAAASALYDNTELSAREIVEKAMEIAASICIYTNRNITIEEL, encoded by the coding sequence ATGTTTCATGCGACAACGATACTCTGTGTGAGACGGAACGGAAAGGTCGCGATCGGCGGCGACGGTCAGGTGACCTTCGGGAACACGGTTCTCAAGCAGAATGCGAAAAAGATCCGGCGGATGTTCAGCGATAGGGTCGTGGCGGGTTTTTCGGGCGCAACGGCCGACGCCTTCACCCTCTTCGAAAAATTTGAGGGCAAACTCGAGTCATACAGAGGCAACATCACAAGGGCCTCCGTTGAACTCGCAAAAGACTGGCGTACAGACAAGGTCTTGAGAAGACTTGAGGCATTGTTGATCATTTCAGACTGTGAGCATATGTTCATAATCTCGGGAACGGGAGACGTCATCGAACCTGAGGGAGGAATTGCGGCCATCGGTTCAGGCGGCCCCTTTGCCCAGGCGGCGGCATCGGCCCTTTACGACAACACGGAATTGTCTGCAAGGGAAATCGTAGAAAAGGCGATGGAGATTGCAGCTTCCATATGTATCTATACGAACAGGAACATCACGATTGAAGAATTATAG